Below is a window of Micromonospora chersina DNA.
CTTGGCGCGCAGCGCGTGGTCGAGCATCCCGGCGACCACCTCGACCAGCCGCCCGCGCATCGTGGCCAGCTCGGCGGCGAACGGCTGCTCGCCGCGGGCCTGCCGGTAGAGCACGGCCCAGCCGTCCCGGTGCGCGCCCACGAAGCCGAAGAAGGCGCGCAGCCCGCGCCAGAGCCGCTCGTCGGCGGGCAGGTCGGAGGCGGCCGCCCCGGCGATGGCCTCCATCATCCGGGTGCCCTCGCGGTGCAGGCAGGCGACGAAGAGCTCCTCCTTGGTGCCGAGGTACGCGTAGACCATCGGCTTGGAGATGCCGGCGTCGTCGGCGATCTCGTCCATACTGGCCGCGTGGAAGCCCCGGCGGGAGAAGACCTTTACCGCCGCGTCGAGCATCTGCTGCTCGCGCACGGCGCGGGGGAGGCGCTTGAAGGTCGGTGTGCTGGACACCCTTGCGAGCATACCTACTCGTGCGTAAGGTTACGCCCGAGTAACCAAAGTCGGCTCGCCCGAGAGGTGCATCCCCCATGAGTGACTTCGACCCGGCCAACTTCGCGAACGTCGGCCCGAAGGAGTTCGCGCAGCTGGTCAAGTCCACCCCCGACGACAAGCTCGCCGAGATCATGTCCGGCGACCTGCGCGGCAAGATCCTGAGCGAGGTCTTCAACCGGATGCCGAGCCTGTTCCGGGCCGACCGGGCGGGTTCCACCAACGCGGTCATCCACTGGAACATCACCGGCCGTCCCGACGGTGGCACCGACACCTACGAGATCGTCATCGAGAACGGCACCTGCACCGTCTCGGAGACCCCCACCCGGGACCCGAAGCTCAGCCTCACCATGGGCCCGGTCGAGTTCCTGAAGATCGTCTCCGGTGGTGGCAACCCGGTCATGATGTTCATGACCGGCAAGCTGAAGGCCAAGGGCGACCTGGGCCTCGCCGCCAACATCGCCAACCTGTTCGACATCCCCAAGGCCTGAGATGGCCGAGTTCTCGCTCGACCTGAACGAGGAACAGCGGGACCTTCGCGACTGGGTGCACGGCTTCGCCGCCGAGGTCGTGCGCCCGGCCGCGGCCGAGTGGGACGCCCGCGAGGAGACGCCCTGGCCGATCATCCAGGAGGCGGCGAAGGTCGGCCTGTACGGCTTCGAGTTCCTCGCCACCTGCTGGGCCGACCCGACCGGCCTCTCCCTGCCGATCGCCAGCGAGGAACTGTTCTGGGGTGACGCCGGCATCGGCCTGAGCATCTTCGGCACCTCGCTGGCCGTCGCCGCCATCTACGGCGCCGGCACCCCCGACCAGCTCGTCGAGTGGGTGCCGCAGTGCTTCGGCGACGTCGACCAGCCCGCCGTCGCGGCGTTCTGCACCACCGAGCCGGAGGCCGGCTCCGACGTCGGCTCGATGCGGACCCGCGCGGTCTACGACGAGGCCACCGACGAGTGGGTGCTCAACGGGCAGAAGGCGTACGCCACCAACGGCGGCATCGCCGGCGTGCACGTCGTCACCGCCTCGGTCGAACCCGAACTGGGCTCGCGGGGGCAGGCCGCGTTCGTCGTGCCGCCGGGCACGCCGGGGCTCACCGCCACCCGCAAGCTGCGCAAGCTCGGGCTCCGCGCCTCGCACACCGCCGACGTCTTCCTCGACGACGTACGGGTGCCCGGGCGCTGCCTGCTCGGCGGCCGGGAGGCGCTCGACGAGCGGCTCGCCCGCGCGCGCACCGGCCAGCGCGCCTCCGGCCAGGCCGCCATGCGCACGTTCGAACTGTCCCGACCGACAGTCGGCGCGCAGGCGCTCGGCGTGGCCCGCGCCGCGTACGAGTACGCCCTCGACTACGCCAAGGAACGGGTCCAGTTCGGCCGGCCCATCATCGAGAACCAGGCGGTCGCGTTCGCGCTCGCCGACATGAAGATGGAGATCGACGCGGCCCGGCTGCTGGTGTGGCGGGCCTCCTGGATGGGCCGCAACAACCGGCCGTTCAGCGCGGGCGAGGGCTCGATGTCCAAGCTCAAGGCCGGCGAGGTGGCCGTGTCGGTCACCGACCGGGCCGTCCAGCTCCTCGGCGGCGCGGGCTTCCTGCGCGACCACCCGGTCGAGCGGTGGTACCGGGACGCCAAGATCTACACCATCTTCGAGGGCACTTCCGAGATCCAGCGGCTGGTCATCTCCCGGGCCATCTCCGGTATGCAGATCCGCTGATCGCCGGCGGACCCCGACCCGACCCGCGGTGGCACCGCGCGCCGCGGGTCGGGCCGCCGGTCCACCTCGCACGTTCAGAGTGTCCGCAGGCTGGGCACCTGATCACGTGGGCTCGGCACCGCGCCGCCCCGGGTGCATGATCGGGAGAACACGAACGCGAAGGAGGGTCGCGACTTGGACCTGCCGTTCATCGTCGCCACGCTGACCCGACGCGGACTGCTCAATCCGGGCCGCCCGATCCGGGTGGCCTCCCAACTCAACGCGCTGCGCCGGTGGGGCTGGAGCCTCGCCGGGGAGCTGCGCCAGGCCGCCGCCCGCGACCCGGGGCGCGTCGCCGTCGTCGACGAGCACGGCGCCGCGCTGACGTACCAGGAACTGCTGGACCGGTCCGAACGGCTGGCCCGGTCCCTGCGGGCCGGGCTCGGCGTGCAGGCCGGCGACCGGGTGGGCGTGCTCTGCCGCAACCACCACGGCCTCATCGAGGCGATCGTCGCCGCCATGCTGCTCGGCGCGGACGCCGTCCTCGTCAACACCGGTCTGTCCGCGGCCCAGCTGGCCACGGTGGCCGAGGAGCAGGGCCTGCGCGTGCTCGTGCACGACGCCGAGTTCGCCGAGCGGATCCTCGGCCTCCCCGCCGAGCTGCACCGGGTCGACGAGCGCCGCCAGGAGGAGCTGATCGCCGGCGCGCTGCCCGGTGACCAGCTCCAGCCGCCGGAGCGCGACGGCCGGACCATCGTGCTCACCTCCGGCACCACCGGCGCGCCCAAGGGCGCCCGCCGGCCCACGCCGCACGGCTTCGGCCCGCTGGTGTCCATCATCGACCGCATCCCGCTGCACGTGCACGACACCGTGCTGATCGCCGCGCCCCTCTTCCACACCTGGGGGTACGCCGCCCTCCAGGTGTCGTTCGCGCTGCGCGCCACGATCGTGCTGCACCGCCGGTTCGACCCGGCCGCCACGCTGGCCGCCCTGGCCGCGCAACCCTGCGACGCGCTCTTCGCCGTACCGGTGATGCTGCAACGGCTCATGGAGGTGCCACCGCCCGCGTCCCGGCCGCCGCTCAAGGTGGTCGCGGTCAGCGGCTCGGCGCTCCCCGGCGGCCTGGCCACCGCCTTCATGGACCGCTACGGCGACGTCCTCCACAACCTCTACGGCTCGACCGAGGTCTCCTGGGCCTCCATCGCCGGCCCGGCCGAGCTGCGCACGGCCCCCACCACGGCGGGCCGACCCCCGCACGGCACCCGGCTGGAGATCCTGGACGACGCTGGCGAACCGGTCCGGGACGGCCGCGTCGGCCGGATCTTCGTGGGCAACGAGATGCTCTTCGAGGGCTACACCTCGGGCGCCGGCCGCGAGAGCCGCGACGGCCTGCTGGACACCGGCGACCTGGGCCGCATGAACCCCGAGGGCCTGCTCTTCGTCGACGGGCGCGCCGACGACATGATCGTCTCCGGCGGCGAGAACGTCTTCCCGTCCGAGGTGGAGGACCTCATCGCCCGCCTGCCGCAGGTCCGCGAGGTCGCGGTGATCGGCGTGCCGGACACCGAGTACGGCCAGCGGCTGGCCGCGTTCCTCGCCCTGCACCCCGGCGAGACGCTCGACCCGGAGGCGGTCCGCGAGTACGTCCGCCACTACCTGGCCCGCTTCTCCGTACCCCGGGACGTGGTGTTCGTGAAGTACCTGCCGCGCAACGCCACCGGCAAGGTGCTCAGCCGGGAACTCCGCCGCTACTACGGCTGAGCCACAGGGGACGGACGAGGCCCCATCGCCGGTGGTACCTTCCCTGCGCCGGCTGTTCCGGCAGTGCCTTCCACCCCCTCGGGAGCTGCTCGCATGGTCCGGATCCGTCGGCGCTGGGCCCTCGGTCTCCTCCTCGGTGGCGTCTCCGCCACGGCGCTCGGCACCTCCGAGCCCGTGCTCAGCCGACGCCGCGACGCCACGCCGGTCCGCCGGCAGTCCCCGCCCGTCGAGGTGGAGAACCGCGCGGCCGGCGAGCCCTGGTGGCCGCCGGAGGGCTCCCGGACCGCCGACGACCGGCGGCGGCAGATCCAGGGGTACGCCTCGACGACAAGCCTCGCCCCCGGCGAGTCCGTCGACTTCCACGTCGCGGTCAATCCGGCCGGCCGGTTCCGGATCACCGTGCACCGGCTCGGCTGGTACGACGGCGCCGGCGCCCGGACCATGCTGACCAGCCCGGACCTGGACGGCGCCCCGCAGCCGGTGCCGCCCGCCGACCCGGCGACCGGGGCCATCGCCTGCCGCTGGCCGGTGTCCTGGACCCTCCGCATCCCCGAGGACTGGACCTCCGGCCTCTACCAGGCGGTCTTCACCTCCGCCGACGGCTGGCGCGCGTGCACCCCGTTCGTGGTGCGGGACGACCGGCGGGCCGCCGCGCTCTGCGTGGTGCTGCCGGTGACCACCTGGCAGGCGTACAACCAGTGGCCGCGGGACCGGCGGGCCGGCAAGAGCCTCTACAACGGCTACGCCGCCAGCGGCCGGCGGGATCCGTCGCTGCGCGCGCGTGAGGTCTCCTTCGACCGCCCGTACGCCGACTCGGGCCAGCCCAACCAGTTCAGCCGGGACCACGACGCCGTCCAGTGGCTCGAACGCAACAGCTACGACATCAGCTACGCCACCAGCTTCGACCTGCACTCCGGGCGGCTCGACCCGGCCCGCCACCGGGGGCTGGTGTTCTGCGGGCACGACGAGTACTGGTCGGCGGAGATGCGCCGGGCCGCCGAGGCCGGGCTGGCCGACGGCACCAGCCTCGCGTTCCTCGGCGCCAACAGCGTCTACTGGCACATCCGGGTGCGACCCTCCGCCGACGGCCGCCCGGAGCGGGTCGTCGCCTGCGCCAAGACCACCCCGGACCCCGACGAGGACGCCGCCGGGCCCACGGTCACCTGGCGCGGCCTCGACAAGCCCGAGCAGGCGCTGCTCGGCGTCCAGTACAACGGCATCGTCGTCACCCCGCAGCCGCTGGTGGTCCGGTCGGCCGACCACTGGTTGTGGGCCGGCACCGGGGTGGCCGACGGGGACCGCATTCCCGGGGTCGTCCGGGGCGAGGCCGACGGCGTCCACGCCGGCACCGCCCGGCCCCTCGGACTCCGCGAGACCCCGCTCAGCGGGTCGCCCTACCCCGCACAGCAGGGCGGGCGGCGGATGCAGAGCACCCACGTCTACGAACGGCCGGGTGGCGCGGTGGTCTTCGCCACCGGCACGCTCGGCTGGACGATGGCGCTCAACCGGCGCGGGCACCGCGACGAGCGGATCGAACGGGCCACCGCCAACGTGCTCGACCGGATCCTCGGCCGCATGCCCCGCGGCGCGGTGCCGCCGGACGAGACCGGCCTCGAAACGGCGGATCAGCCGGCGGTCACGCCCGGCCCGACCAACCGCTGACGACGGCGTCAGCGCGTCCCGGCCGCCCGGACCGGCCGGTGGTCTTCTCCGAACGGCAGCCGTCGCGGTAACCCTCGACGGCGGCCGGCAGGTGGTCGCCTCGTCGCCGCCATCGGTCAGGACGGGGACGAGACGGCCGGGCCCGATCAGGCGGGGTCGATCGTCCACGGCGCCGCACCGCTCAACCCGGGTCGAGACGGCCGGGTCCGGTCAGCGGGAAGGCGGAGTCGGCCGTCCACCGGCCGCATTGCCGCTACAAGGCGGTCGACCCGGTCAGCCGGGAAGATCGATCTGGCCGTGCACGGCGGCGGCGGCGATGTCGGAACGGTGGTGCGAGCCGGCCAGCCCGATGCCGCGTACGACCTCGTAGGCGGCGTCCCGCGCGGCGGCCAGGTCGGGCCCGGTGGCCGTACCGCAGAGGACCCGGCCCCCGGCGGACCGCAGGCTGCCGTCGGCGTCGCGGCGCGTGCCGGCGTGAATGACGCCGGCACGGTCGGCGCCGGTGATGACGTCACCGGTACGCGGCGCCGCCGGGTAGCCCTCGGCCGCCACCACGACGGTGACCGCCGCGCCGTCACGCCACCGCAGCGGCGGATGCGCGGCAAGCGTGCCGGTGGCGGCGGCGTGCAGCAGCCCGCCCAGCGGCGTCTCCAGCAGGGCGAGCACCACCTGCGTCTCCGGGTCGCCGAAGCGGGCGTTGAACTCGATCACGCGCGGGCCGGCGGCCGTGATCGCCAGGCCCACGTAGAGCAGGCCGGCGAACGGGGTGCCCCGGCGGCGCAACTCGGCCAGCGTCGGGTGCACCACGTCGCGCATCACCTCGTCGACGAGGCCGGGCGGAGCCCAGGGCAGCGGCGTGTACGCGCCCATGCCGCCCGTGTTCGGCCCGGTGTCGCCGTCGCCGACCCGCTTGAAGTCCTGTGCGGGCAGCAGCGGCACGGCCGCCTCCCCGTCGGTGACCACGAACAGCGAGACCTCGGGACCGGCCAGGTACTCCTCGATCACCACCCGGCCGCACTCCTCCGCGTGCCGTACGGCGGCGGCGCGGTCATCGGTCACCACGACACCCTTGCCCGCGGCCAGCCCGTCGTTCTTCACGACGTACGGCGCACCGAACTCGTCGAGCGCCTTCCCGACGCTCGCCGCGTCAGTGCAGGTGTAGGCCCGGGCGGTCGGCACACCGGCCGCGGTCATCACGTCCTTGGCGAAAGTCTTCGAGCCCTCCAGCCGGGCCGCCTCGGCCGACGGGCCGAAGGCCGCGATGCCCTTGGCGCGGACCGCGTCGGCGACCCCGGCCACCAGCGGCGCCTCCGGACCGATCACCACGAGATCCGCGGCCACCTCGACGGCGAGCGCCGCCACGGCCGCCGGATCGGTGGCGTTGACGTCCCGCACCTCGGCCACCGCAGCGATCCCCGGATTCCCCGGAACCGCCACCAGCGCCTCGACGGAAGGATCAGCGACCAGCCCGAGCGCGAGCGCATGCTCCCGCCCTCCACCACCCACAAGAAGAACCCGCACGACGGCATCCTACTGACCACCCCACCCACCCTGTCGATCATGAGCCCGGCCGCCCGGATGGTGGTCTTCGTGCGGTGACAGCCGAACGCACCATCCAGGGGATGTAGTCCGGGCGCAGGGTGTCGGACCACGTGAAGCGCAGCACCGTCCAGCCGGCGTTGACCAGGCGGTTCTGCCGGTGCCGGTCGGCGAAGAGCGCCGCTGGCCCGCCGTGTGCGTGGCGACCGTCCGCCTCGGCGACGACCCGGGCCGCGCGCCAACCCAGGTCTCCGATCCCCAACAGGTAGCCGTCGCCGTCCCGGACCTCGATCTGGAGGACGTCCGGCGCGATCCCGCCGTCGACGCAACGGAGCCGGGTGCGGGTTTCCAGCGGAGACTGAGCCAGGCCGTTCGCCTCAGCGAGGTAGCGGCGGGCGGCGACCGCGCCACGTCGCCCCCGGAACAGCGACGGCATCCGTTCGAGATCGACAGGCGAGAGCAGGCGCCGGTTCAGCGCGGAGTCCAGCAGCGAGACAGCGCAGTAGCGCTCCTCCCGCAACACGAGGTCGGTAACGGTGCGCATGGCATCGGTCGCCATGATCCCCGCTACCCGCCCGAACTGCCCGGGTCCGATGACGAGTTGGTGCACCACCACCTCGGGATGAGAGTCGCGCACCGGCCGCGACGCAGAACCCGGAACCGACAGGTGGATCAGCTCGCTGCGCGGCAGCCCATCGATGCGGTGCAACTCGGCGGCAGTGCCCAGGACCGCTGCGGCGCCGGGACCGAACGACGCCACCGCTGCCCTGATCCGCGCCCGCCGCGGAATGCCGTCATAAGCGTCAGCGTCGACGAGATACCCACCGCGCGCCAGGGCCCGCCACCGACCCGCTCGGCACAGCCGCTGCACCTCGTGCACGGTGAAGCCGGCGGCCCGCGCCTGAGCCAGCGTCACCACACCATCCCGGGCCGCCGCAACCCGACGCACGATCGCCAGAGCATCCACACGGGGACCCTGCACCCCACAAACCCCGAAGAACCACCCCTGTGGAAAACCCTGTGGACACCCGGACGGGGAGGCCGCATTGATCATGAAGTTATTGCCACCGGACTCGGCGTATCAGCGCAATAACTTCATGATCACCGGGGCGATCGGGGGAGGGTGAGGGGGTGGGTGGCGGGAGGGCGGGGCCTTACGGGAGGAGGGGGTGGCGCACCACGTTTTCTTCGCGGCCTGGGCCTACGCCTACGATGCTGACCTTTGTGCCGCAGAGTTCTTCGATGCGGGCGATGTAGCGCCTTGCGTTTTCCGGCAGGTCGGCTTCGGTTCGGGCCTTCGTGATGTCTTCCCACCAGCCGTCGAGCTCTTCGTAGATCGGGGTGGCGTGGTGGAAGTCGGTCTGCGTCATCGGCATGTCGTCGAAGCGCTCGCCGTTAATCTCGTAGCCGACGCAGATCGGCACCTTCGGCATGCCGGTCAGCACGTCCAGCTTGGTGATGACCAGGTCGGTGACGCCGTTGAGGCGGCAGGCGTACCGGGCCACGACGGCGTCGAACCAGCCGGTGCGGCGCTCGCGGCCGGTCGTGGTGCCGTACTCGTGGCCGATCTTGCGCAGGTGCTGCCCGTTGTCGTCGAACAGCTCGGTCGGGAACGGGCCCGAACCCACCCGCGTCGTGTACGCCTTGCTCACCGCGATGACCTTGGTGATCGCGGTCGGCGGGATGCCCGCGCCCACGCACGCCCCGCCCGCCGTCGGGTTCGACGAGGTGACGAAGGGGTAGGTGCCGTGGTCCATGTCGAGCATGGTGGCCTGGGCGCCCTCCAGCAGGACGGTCTCGCCGCGGTCCAGCGCGTCCCAGAGCATCACCCGGGTCTCCGCGATGTACGGCCGCAGCCGCTCCGCGTAGCGCAGGTACTCCTCGACGGTCTCGTCGACGTCGATCGCCTTGCGGTTGTAGACCTTGAACAGCACCTGGTTCTTCTCGCGGAGCGCCAGCTCCAGCTTCTTGCGCAGGATGCCGGGGTCCAGCAGGTCCTGGAGCCGGATGCCCATCCGGGCGACCTTGTCGCCGTACGCGGGGCCGATGCCCCGGCCGGTGGTGCCGATGCGCGAGCTGCCCAGGTAGCGCTCGACCACCCGGTCCAGCGCCCGGTGGTGCGGCATGATGAGGTGCGCGTCACCCGAGATCCGCAGCCGGGAGACGTCCACGCCCCGTTCGGCGAGACCGTCGATCTCCTCCAGCAGCACCTTCGGGTCGACCACCACGCCGTTGCCGATGACGATCATCGCGTCCGGCGAGAGCGCGCCGGACGGCATGAGGTGCAGCGCGTACTTCTGGCCGTCCGGGGTGATCACCGTGTGGCCGGCGTTGTTGCCGCCGGAGTAGCGCACGACGTAGTCGACCCGCTCACCCAGCAGGTCGGTAACCTTGCCCTTGCCCTCGTCGCCCCACTGAGCGCCGATGAGCACGATCGCTGGCATCTTCTCCGCCTCCAGAAGGCTCGGGTGCCAGGTGGCGACCGGTCGGCGAGCCCGGGGTGTCAGGCTAACAAGTAGTGACGGCGGGACCGGCAGGGGTTCGTCGAGAAGCAGGAGGCTCCTTCGTGTACGACGTGGTGCTGCTCACCCTCGGCTCGGAGCGGGACGCTTCCGGTGGGGGCTGCGGCAGCGGTGGGGCCTGCTGCGGGGGCGCGTCCGAGGCGGCCGGCGAGAAGTCCGAGGAGCGCTGCGAGACGCCGCGCGTACCGGTGCTGGCCTGCGCGGACGCCCTGACCGCCCGGGGTGCCCGGGTGGAGACGGTGATCGCCCGTTCGGACGCGGAGATCGACGAGGTGCTGGCCCGCCTCGACGGCCCGCCCCGCGCCGACGGCCTCACCTGGCCGGACCCGGACTCGAAGACCCGGCTGGTCGTCGCCACAGCCAGTGACGGTCAGTTGCGCGCCGTGCTACGCCGGCTGGTCCGGCGGTACGCTCCGCCGCCCAGCCGCCGACCCGCCGACCTGCCCGAGAACCGGACCGTGCCGGACCTGCCGCCGGTCGGCGTACTCCCGCTCGACCCGGCCCGGTCCGGGACGGCGCGGGACCTGGCCGCGCAGCTCGGCCTGCCCCGCGACCCGGCCGCGGTGGCCGCCGCGGTGCTGGACGGCACCCCCCGCCGGCTCGACCTGCTGCGCAACGACGGCGGTTCGGTGACGCTGGACGGCGCGCTGCTCGGCGCGGCCGACGACGCGGGCCGGCCGCTGCACTGGCGGGCCCGGGTCGAGGTCGACGGCAAGCTGCTGAGCACCGGCGAGGAGCCGATCATGGCCTGCGCCATCGGCAACGCCGGCGGCTACGCGAGCCTGGGCGACGTGGCGCTGCTGGCCGACCCGGACCCGTCCGACGGCCGGGTCCAGGTGGCCGTGGCCGTGCCCGTGGTCACCCGCTCCGCGTTGGGCCGGAAGAGGGTACGGCTGGAGGTGCGCCGGGCCCGGGGCCGCGCGGCGGCGGTCGTACCGCGGGACGAGAAGGTGCCCTTCCTCGACGACGGCGTCGAGGGTGAGCTGAGCCGGAAGCGGTCGTGGTGGACCGAGCCGGGCGCCTGGGCGGTCTGGACGGCCTGACCTCCGTCGATCCCCGCTCGGGCCACCCGGCAGACCGGACGGCCTATCCTCGGCGGGAGGAATGGGGAGGAACCGTGGTGCACGAACACGCCGACCGGGCCCACGTGCCGGGTCAACCGCAGGTGCCGGAGCGGGACATCGAACCGCTCTGGCCGCCCGAGCAGGCCGACCCGGTCGTCACCGCCCCGCCGTGGGCGGCCCCGGCCCAGCCGAGCGCGGCACCCTGGCCCGTCCCGCCCGGCGACGCCGCACCGTCGACCCCGTGGCCGCAGCCGCCCGCTCCCGACGAGGCCCGCGCGGGTGACGTGGTGCCCGCACCCCGCGCGGCGCAGCCCCCGGTCGATCTGGACCTGCCGTTCACCCTCGACCAACCGCCAGCCACGCCAGCGGCGACCACCCCCGAGGCGAGCGCCCCCCGACCGGCCACCGCCGGCCGGGACGACACGGCTCACGGTTCCGGGGCCACGCCCGAAGCTGGCACGTCCGGAACGAGCGCTCCCCGGCTGGCTACCGGAGCAGCGGACGGAACCGGGGCCGACGCCCCTGCGGCCGACGGCGACACGCCTGCCGGAGAGGCGGAGAGCCCCGGTGACCGTGTTGCTGGCACGCCACCGAACGGCCGGCCCGACTCCCCCTGGGCTCAGCCTCCGCAGCGCGCGACCGCCGACCCCACTCCAGGGCCGCACACCGGTCCAGTTACGCCGTCAGCCCAGGGCGGCGCGGAGAGCCTGGCCTGCCCACCCGCCGCCGAACCGGTGACCCCAACCGACACGGCCGGGCCGACACAGCACGCCGCGGGCCCGACACCACCCCACACCGTCAGCTCGACCCAGCTCACAGCCGCTGACCCGACGCAGCACGCCGCAGGCCCGAACCTGGCCCACGCTCTCGACCAGGCCCGGCCCACCAGTGGCCCGGCCGCTTCCGCGCACGCGGCGCCCGCGGTCGGAGCCCCGACACCGGCGCAGGCGGCACCCCACGACGGCCCCGAGAGCTCCGCCCGGATCGCCGACGGGTCGCCCGAGGCCGAGACGCCCCGGCTCGGCCCTTTCCCGCCCTCACCCGGCGTGCCACTCCCGCAGTCCTACGGCGACGGGACGGCCTACCCGCCCGGACCGGTCGGCTACGGACAGCCGACGCCCGGGCCGGGCAGCTACCCGCAGCCGACGCCGGGACCAGCCGGCTACGGGCCTCCCGCACCAGCGCCCCAGGCCGGGCCTCCCGCGCCACCGCCGCACGCCGGGCCACCCGCGCCGGGTCCGCAGCCCCACCCGTCCGCGCCGGCGCCGCAGGCCGGGACGCCGGGGTGGTACCCGCCGGCCTGGCCCCAGCAGGCGGCCCCGCCCCCGCAGCCAGGCGCACCGCAGCAACAGCCCGCACAGGCGCAGCCGGCACCACAGCAGCCCGGGATGCAGCAGCCGGGGACGGCCGCGTACCCGGAGCAGGTCTGGACGCCGGCGAGCGGCACCCCGCCGACGGCGGAGGACTTCGCGCGGCGGCGGCAGGTCCGGCCCGTCGACCCGGTCGCCACCATGGGGGTACGGGCGGTGGTCAACAGGATCGGGCTGGTCCGGCTCGCGCCGGGGCGGCAGGAGCAGGAGATGCGGCGGGACATCGAAATGGTGCGCCGCAACTTCG
It encodes the following:
- a CDS encoding TetR/AcrR family transcriptional regulator — encoded protein: MSSTPTFKRLPRAVREQQMLDAAVKVFSRRGFHAASMDEIADDAGISKPMVYAYLGTKEELFVACLHREGTRMMEAIAGAAASDLPADERLWRGLRAFFGFVGAHRDGWAVLYRQARGEQPFAAELATMRGRLVEVVAGMLDHALRAKGREVRATDLEVVAYALVGATESLADWLADHPEADPEKTATRMMNVAWLGADQLLRGITWHPPAG
- a CDS encoding SCP2 sterol-binding domain-containing protein, with protein sequence MSDFDPANFANVGPKEFAQLVKSTPDDKLAEIMSGDLRGKILSEVFNRMPSLFRADRAGSTNAVIHWNITGRPDGGTDTYEIVIENGTCTVSETPTRDPKLSLTMGPVEFLKIVSGGGNPVMMFMTGKLKAKGDLGLAANIANLFDIPKA
- a CDS encoding acyl-CoA dehydrogenase family protein, whose protein sequence is MAEFSLDLNEEQRDLRDWVHGFAAEVVRPAAAEWDAREETPWPIIQEAAKVGLYGFEFLATCWADPTGLSLPIASEELFWGDAGIGLSIFGTSLAVAAIYGAGTPDQLVEWVPQCFGDVDQPAVAAFCTTEPEAGSDVGSMRTRAVYDEATDEWVLNGQKAYATNGGIAGVHVVTASVEPELGSRGQAAFVVPPGTPGLTATRKLRKLGLRASHTADVFLDDVRVPGRCLLGGREALDERLARARTGQRASGQAAMRTFELSRPTVGAQALGVARAAYEYALDYAKERVQFGRPIIENQAVAFALADMKMEIDAARLLVWRASWMGRNNRPFSAGEGSMSKLKAGEVAVSVTDRAVQLLGGAGFLRDHPVERWYRDAKIYTIFEGTSEIQRLVISRAISGMQIR
- a CDS encoding AMP-binding protein yields the protein MDLPFIVATLTRRGLLNPGRPIRVASQLNALRRWGWSLAGELRQAAARDPGRVAVVDEHGAALTYQELLDRSERLARSLRAGLGVQAGDRVGVLCRNHHGLIEAIVAAMLLGADAVLVNTGLSAAQLATVAEEQGLRVLVHDAEFAERILGLPAELHRVDERRQEELIAGALPGDQLQPPERDGRTIVLTSGTTGAPKGARRPTPHGFGPLVSIIDRIPLHVHDTVLIAAPLFHTWGYAALQVSFALRATIVLHRRFDPAATLAALAAQPCDALFAVPVMLQRLMEVPPPASRPPLKVVAVSGSALPGGLATAFMDRYGDVLHNLYGSTEVSWASIAGPAELRTAPTTAGRPPHGTRLEILDDAGEPVRDGRVGRIFVGNEMLFEGYTSGAGRESRDGLLDTGDLGRMNPEGLLFVDGRADDMIVSGGENVFPSEVEDLIARLPQVREVAVIGVPDTEYGQRLAAFLALHPGETLDPEAVREYVRHYLARFSVPRDVVFVKYLPRNATGKVLSRELRRYYG
- a CDS encoding N,N-dimethylformamidase beta subunit family domain-containing protein, producing the protein MVRIRRRWALGLLLGGVSATALGTSEPVLSRRRDATPVRRQSPPVEVENRAAGEPWWPPEGSRTADDRRRQIQGYASTTSLAPGESVDFHVAVNPAGRFRITVHRLGWYDGAGARTMLTSPDLDGAPQPVPPADPATGAIACRWPVSWTLRIPEDWTSGLYQAVFTSADGWRACTPFVVRDDRRAAALCVVLPVTTWQAYNQWPRDRRAGKSLYNGYAASGRRDPSLRAREVSFDRPYADSGQPNQFSRDHDAVQWLERNSYDISYATSFDLHSGRLDPARHRGLVFCGHDEYWSAEMRRAAEAGLADGTSLAFLGANSVYWHIRVRPSADGRPERVVACAKTTPDPDEDAAGPTVTWRGLDKPEQALLGVQYNGIVVTPQPLVVRSADHWLWAGTGVADGDRIPGVVRGEADGVHAGTARPLGLRETPLSGSPYPAQQGGRRMQSTHVYERPGGAVVFATGTLGWTMALNRRGHRDERIERATANVLDRILGRMPRGAVPPDETGLETADQPAVTPGPTNR
- the purD gene encoding phosphoribosylamine--glycine ligase, giving the protein MRVLLVGGGGREHALALGLVADPSVEALVAVPGNPGIAAVAEVRDVNATDPAAVAALAVEVAADLVVIGPEAPLVAGVADAVRAKGIAAFGPSAEAARLEGSKTFAKDVMTAAGVPTARAYTCTDAASVGKALDEFGAPYVVKNDGLAAGKGVVVTDDRAAAVRHAEECGRVVIEEYLAGPEVSLFVVTDGEAAVPLLPAQDFKRVGDGDTGPNTGGMGAYTPLPWAPPGLVDEVMRDVVHPTLAELRRRGTPFAGLLYVGLAITAAGPRVIEFNARFGDPETQVVLALLETPLGGLLHAAATGTLAAHPPLRWRDGAAVTVVVAAEGYPAAPRTGDVITGADRAGVIHAGTRRDADGSLRSAGGRVLCGTATGPDLAAARDAAYEVVRGIGLAGSHHRSDIAAAAVHGQIDLPG
- a CDS encoding type IV toxin-antitoxin system AbiEi family antitoxin domain-containing protein, with translation MDALAIVRRVAAARDGVVTLAQARAAGFTVHEVQRLCRAGRWRALARGGYLVDADAYDGIPRRARIRAAVASFGPGAAAVLGTAAELHRIDGLPRSELIHLSVPGSASRPVRDSHPEVVVHQLVIGPGQFGRVAGIMATDAMRTVTDLVLREERYCAVSLLDSALNRRLLSPVDLERMPSLFRGRRGAVAARRYLAEANGLAQSPLETRTRLRCVDGGIAPDVLQIEVRDGDGYLLGIGDLGWRAARVVAEADGRHAHGGPAALFADRHRQNRLVNAGWTVLRFTWSDTLRPDYIPWMVRSAVTARRPPSGRPGS
- a CDS encoding adenylosuccinate synthase; this translates as MPAIVLIGAQWGDEGKGKVTDLLGERVDYVVRYSGGNNAGHTVITPDGQKYALHLMPSGALSPDAMIVIGNGVVVDPKVLLEEIDGLAERGVDVSRLRISGDAHLIMPHHRALDRVVERYLGSSRIGTTGRGIGPAYGDKVARMGIRLQDLLDPGILRKKLELALREKNQVLFKVYNRKAIDVDETVEEYLRYAERLRPYIAETRVMLWDALDRGETVLLEGAQATMLDMDHGTYPFVTSSNPTAGGACVGAGIPPTAITKVIAVSKAYTTRVGSGPFPTELFDDNGQHLRKIGHEYGTTTGRERRTGWFDAVVARYACRLNGVTDLVITKLDVLTGMPKVPICVGYEINGERFDDMPMTQTDFHHATPIYEELDGWWEDITKARTEADLPENARRYIARIEELCGTKVSIVGVGPGREENVVRHPLLP